In the genome of Pseudomonas sp. HS6, one region contains:
- a CDS encoding PAS domain S-box protein gives MNAVPNTNDAQALIARTDWSRSPLGSADNWPQSLRTAVDIVIHSPMPMLLLWGPQLTQIYNNGFALLAGSKHPHAFGQPAHLIWPELRDFTDPIYSAVLQGQVRTYSERRFTLQRDGKESDFWLDLTYSPIRDESAQVAGILVTAIETNERRRIALELQQRSEDSLKAQRESEERLQLALAATDAVGTWDWDIGEDRFIADAHFAQLHGVDPALASQLPISEYLHGVHPEDRAMIARSIKHCITHGTEYAEEYRLLQANGDVRWVFARGRCYKDHHGRPMRFLGAALDLTERKHTEQALRQSQTELQLIINAMPILISYVDREERFRLNNAAYLDWYGLTPQELYGRTIREVISEESYFLRAPYIAEALAGRPCSFSLYTPHRDGSQRHALMNYLPRHGPDGAVNGFYIFVIDETERKKTEEALRNLNETLEERVSARTEQLAQANQRLQNEMFERERAEDALRHAQKMEAVGQLTGGIAHDFNNMLTGIIGSLDLMQRYIASGRADEIGRFTDAAVSSANRAAALTHRLLAFSRRQSLDRKTLDVNELIHSLEDLIRRTKGDPIELKLRLAGSVWPVSTDVSQLENALLNLVINARDAMPDGGELLIETANVYLDGNDITTLEPVKAGDYLMLAVSDNGTGMTPSVRSKAFDPFFTTKPIGQGTGLGLSMIYGFAQQSGGHVSLDSLPGQGTCVRLYLPRLHVLEPERTVIETTTEAPAAATGETVVVVEDDPAVRMLVMDLLKELGYRAHEAEDAKSVLPLLESDLRVDLLVTDVGLPGMNGRQLAEIARQHRPGLKVLFMTGYAQKAAERQGFLEDGMDMVAKPFSIELLAGKIRTMISQNP, from the coding sequence ATGAACGCTGTACCCAACACCAACGACGCCCAGGCACTGATCGCCCGCACCGACTGGAGCCGCAGCCCCCTCGGCAGCGCCGACAATTGGCCCCAGAGCCTGCGGACAGCGGTGGACATCGTGATTCACTCGCCGATGCCGATGCTGCTGTTGTGGGGCCCGCAGCTCACCCAGATCTATAACAACGGCTTTGCGCTGCTGGCCGGCAGCAAGCATCCGCACGCTTTCGGACAGCCGGCGCACCTGATATGGCCTGAACTTCGAGACTTTACCGATCCGATTTACAGCGCCGTCCTACAAGGTCAGGTGCGAACCTACAGCGAACGACGCTTTACCCTGCAACGAGACGGCAAGGAGTCCGACTTCTGGCTGGACCTGACCTACAGCCCGATTCGTGACGAAAGCGCGCAAGTGGCCGGCATTCTGGTCACCGCCATCGAAACCAACGAACGCCGACGAATTGCCCTGGAACTGCAGCAACGTTCCGAAGACAGCCTCAAGGCCCAACGCGAAAGCGAAGAACGCCTGCAACTGGCACTGGCAGCCACCGATGCGGTTGGGACGTGGGATTGGGACATTGGTGAAGATCGCTTCATCGCCGATGCCCATTTCGCGCAATTGCATGGCGTCGACCCGGCATTGGCCAGCCAGTTGCCGATCAGTGAATACCTGCACGGCGTGCACCCGGAAGACCGCGCGATGATCGCCCGTAGCATCAAGCACTGCATCACCCATGGCACCGAATACGCCGAGGAGTATCGTCTGTTGCAGGCCAATGGCGACGTGCGCTGGGTATTCGCTCGCGGGCGTTGCTACAAGGATCACCACGGACGGCCGATGCGTTTTCTCGGCGCGGCGCTGGATCTGACCGAGCGCAAGCACACCGAACAGGCCCTGCGCCAAAGCCAGACCGAGTTGCAACTGATCATCAACGCGATGCCGATCCTGATCAGCTACGTTGACCGCGAAGAACGCTTTCGGCTGAACAACGCCGCGTACCTCGACTGGTACGGGCTGACGCCGCAGGAGCTGTACGGTCGCACGATCCGCGAAGTGATCAGCGAAGAATCCTACTTTCTGCGTGCCCCGTACATCGCCGAAGCGCTGGCCGGCCGCCCTTGCTCGTTCAGTCTGTACACGCCACACCGCGATGGCAGTCAGCGCCACGCTCTGATGAACTACCTGCCGCGCCACGGCCCGGATGGCGCGGTGAACGGTTTCTACATCTTCGTGATCGACGAGACCGAACGCAAAAAGACCGAAGAGGCCTTGCGCAACCTCAATGAAACCCTCGAGGAGCGCGTGAGTGCGCGCACCGAGCAACTGGCCCAGGCCAACCAGCGTCTGCAGAACGAAATGTTCGAACGCGAACGCGCCGAAGACGCCCTGCGTCACGCGCAAAAAATGGAAGCGGTCGGCCAGCTCACCGGCGGCATCGCCCATGACTTCAACAACATGCTGACCGGGATCATCGGCAGCCTCGACCTGATGCAGCGCTACATCGCCAGCGGCCGCGCCGATGAGATCGGCCGGTTCACCGATGCCGCGGTGTCCTCGGCCAATCGCGCCGCGGCGTTGACCCACCGTTTGCTGGCGTTTTCCCGGCGCCAGTCGCTGGATCGCAAAACCCTCGACGTCAATGAACTGATCCACTCGCTGGAAGACCTGATCCGCCGCACCAAGGGTGATCCGATCGAACTCAAGTTACGTCTGGCCGGCAGTGTCTGGCCCGTCAGCACCGATGTCAGCCAATTGGAAAATGCCCTGCTCAACCTGGTGATCAACGCTCGCGATGCCATGCCCGACGGCGGCGAACTACTGATTGAAACGGCCAACGTCTACCTCGACGGCAACGACATCACCACTCTCGAACCGGTCAAGGCCGGCGATTACTTGATGCTCGCAGTAAGCGACAACGGCACCGGCATGACGCCGTCGGTGCGTTCCAAGGCCTTCGATCCGTTCTTTACCACCAAGCCGATTGGTCAGGGCACCGGGCTCGGCTTGTCGATGATTTATGGTTTTGCCCAGCAGTCCGGCGGACATGTCAGCCTCGACAGCCTGCCGGGTCAGGGCACCTGCGTGCGCCTGTACTTGCCCCGTTTGCATGTATTGGAGCCGGAGCGGACGGTGATCGAAACGACGACCGAGGCACCCGCCGCCGCTACCGGCGAAACCGTGGTGGTGGTCGAGGACGATCCGGCGGTGCGCATGCTGGTCATGGACCTGCTCAAGGAGTTGGGCTATCGCGCCCATGAAGCCGAAGACGCCAAGAGTGTCCTGCCGTTGCTGGAATCCGATCTGCGTGTTGACCTGCTGGTTACCGATGTCGGCCTACCGGGCATGAACGGCCGGCAACTGGCGGAGATCGCCCGCCAGCATCGTCCAGGACTCAAAGTGCTGTTCATGACCGGTTACGCACAGAAAGCCGCCGAGCGTCAGGGCTTCCTCGAGGACGGCATGGACATGGTGGCCAAGCCGTTCTCCATCGAGCTTCTGGCCGGCAAGATCCGCACGATGATCAGCCAAAACCCGTGA
- a CDS encoding GntP family permease, giving the protein MSVIIALAALALLMLAAYRGYSVILFAPIAALGAVLLTDPSAVAPAFTGVFMEKMVGFIKLYFPVFLLGAVFGKLIELSGFSRSIVAAAIRLLGTRQAMLVIVLVCALLTYGGVSLFVVVFAVYPFAAEMFRQSNIPKRLIPATIALGAFSFTMDALPGTPQIQNIIPSTFFNTTAWAAPWLGLIGTIFVFCAGMLFLQRQRNKAQRAGEGYGTELRNEPETAEDLKLPNPWLALSPLLAVGIMNLLFTQWIPQWYGKTHSLALPGMAAPVTTEIAKLTAIWAVQAALLIGILMVLAFGFQAIRSKLAEGSKSAVSGALLAAMNTASEYGFGAVIASLPGFLVLADWLKSIPNPLVNEAITVTLLAGITGSASGGMSIALAAMSEQFISAAHAANIPLEVLHRVAAMASGGMDTLPHNGAVITLLAVTGLTHREAYKDIFCITLIKTLAVFVVIGTFYATGIV; this is encoded by the coding sequence ATGAGTGTGATCATCGCCTTGGCAGCCCTCGCGCTGCTGATGCTCGCGGCCTACCGTGGCTACAGCGTTATCCTTTTTGCCCCGATCGCCGCCCTCGGTGCCGTCCTGCTCACCGACCCGTCCGCCGTCGCCCCTGCCTTTACCGGGGTGTTCATGGAGAAAATGGTCGGTTTCATCAAACTGTATTTCCCGGTGTTCCTGCTCGGTGCCGTGTTCGGCAAGCTGATCGAGCTGTCGGGCTTCTCGCGTTCGATTGTTGCCGCAGCGATTCGCTTGCTCGGCACCCGACAGGCGATGCTGGTGATCGTGCTGGTCTGCGCCCTGCTCACCTACGGCGGCGTTTCGCTGTTCGTGGTGGTGTTTGCGGTCTATCCGTTCGCAGCGGAAATGTTCCGCCAGAGCAACATTCCCAAGCGCCTGATCCCGGCGACCATCGCCCTCGGCGCGTTCTCCTTCACCATGGACGCCCTGCCCGGCACGCCGCAGATCCAGAACATCATTCCCAGCACCTTCTTCAACACCACCGCCTGGGCGGCGCCCTGGTTGGGCCTGATCGGCACGATTTTCGTGTTTTGCGCCGGCATGCTGTTTCTTCAGCGCCAGCGCAACAAGGCTCAGCGCGCCGGCGAAGGCTACGGCACCGAACTGCGCAATGAACCGGAAACGGCCGAAGATCTGAAACTGCCGAATCCGTGGCTGGCACTGTCGCCGCTGCTGGCGGTGGGCATCATGAACCTGCTGTTCACCCAGTGGATTCCGCAGTGGTACGGCAAGACCCACAGCCTCGCGTTGCCGGGCATGGCTGCGCCTGTCACCACCGAAATCGCCAAATTGACCGCGATCTGGGCGGTACAAGCGGCGCTGCTGATCGGCATCCTGATGGTGTTGGCATTCGGTTTTCAGGCGATCCGCAGCAAGCTTGCCGAAGGCAGCAAAAGCGCAGTCAGCGGCGCGTTGCTGGCAGCGATGAACACTGCGTCGGAATACGGTTTCGGCGCGGTCATCGCCTCATTGCCGGGTTTCCTGGTGCTGGCCGACTGGCTCAAGAGCATCCCCAATCCGCTGGTCAACGAAGCGATCACCGTAACCCTGCTGGCCGGTATCACCGGTTCCGCCTCGGGCGGCATGAGCATCGCCCTGGCGGCGATGTCCGAGCAGTTCATCAGCGCCGCCCACGCCGCCAATATTCCGCTGGAAGTGCTGCACCGAGTGGCCGCGATGGCCAGCGGCGGCATGGACACCTTGCCGCACAACGGCGCGGTGATCACGTTGCTGGCGGTCACCGGCCTGACCCATCGCGAGGCCTACAAAGACATTTTCTGTATTACGCTGATCAAGACCCTGGCGGTTTTCGTGGTGATCGGCACTTTCTACGCCACTGGCATTGTGTGA
- a CDS encoding ABC transporter ATP-binding protein: protein MTDNLIEIRSLSVAFHGQAVVRNLCLDIRPGECLALVGESGSGKSVTAHSILQLLPDSEATTTGSIRYRGQELVGADPKTLRELRGNRIAMIFQEPMTSLNPLHTIEKQIGETLLLHRGLGGKEAQKRILELLELVGIQKPKERLKAYPHQLSGGQRQRVMIAMALACEPELLIADEPTTALDVTVQRKILVLLKSLQQRLGMSLLLISHDLNLVRSIAQRVCVMKAGEIVEQAPCETLFTEPKHPYSCVLLNAEPEGEALARDERENVLEVDDLRVDFAVGGGLFQRKQYLRAVDGISLNIQRGKTLGIVGESGSGKSTLGQAILRLLDSEGSIRFQGQSLDSLTQKQMRPWRRQMQVVFQDPFGSLSPRMSVAQIISEGLEVHCQSTADECDDQVIRVLKEVGLDPESRHRYPHEFSGGQRQRIAIARALVLKPALILLDEPTSALDRTVQKQVVALLRQLQEKHGLTYLFISHDLAVVRALAHDMIVIKDGKVVERGASHEVFDSPQHPYTKELLAAAHPG, encoded by the coding sequence ATGACTGACAACCTGATCGAAATCCGTAGCCTCAGCGTCGCCTTCCATGGCCAGGCCGTGGTGCGCAACCTGTGCCTGGACATTCGCCCCGGCGAGTGCCTGGCGCTGGTCGGCGAGTCGGGCTCGGGCAAATCGGTGACGGCCCACTCGATCCTGCAACTGCTCCCCGACAGCGAAGCCACAACCACCGGCAGTATTCGATATCGCGGCCAGGAACTGGTCGGCGCCGATCCCAAGACCTTGCGTGAACTGCGGGGCAACCGCATCGCCATGATCTTCCAGGAGCCGATGACCTCGCTCAATCCGCTGCACACCATTGAAAAGCAGATTGGTGAGACCCTACTGCTCCACCGTGGCCTGGGCGGCAAAGAGGCGCAGAAACGCATTCTCGAACTGCTCGAACTGGTGGGTATCCAGAAGCCGAAAGAACGGTTGAAGGCTTACCCCCATCAACTGTCCGGCGGCCAGCGCCAGCGAGTCATGATCGCCATGGCCCTGGCCTGCGAACCGGAACTGTTGATCGCCGACGAGCCAACCACGGCCCTCGACGTCACGGTGCAGCGCAAGATCCTGGTGCTGCTCAAATCCCTGCAGCAACGCCTTGGCATGTCGCTGCTGCTGATCAGCCACGATCTGAATCTGGTGCGCAGCATCGCCCAACGGGTGTGCGTGATGAAGGCCGGGGAAATCGTCGAGCAGGCACCGTGCGAGACCTTGTTCACAGAACCAAAACATCCTTATAGCTGCGTGTTGCTCAATGCCGAACCCGAGGGCGAAGCGCTTGCCCGGGACGAGCGGGAGAACGTGCTTGAAGTCGATGACCTGCGGGTGGATTTCGCGGTCGGTGGCGGACTGTTCCAGCGCAAGCAATACCTGCGCGCGGTGGACGGTATCAGCCTGAACATACAGCGCGGCAAGACGCTGGGAATTGTCGGAGAGTCCGGTTCGGGCAAATCGACGCTAGGTCAGGCGATCCTGCGTCTGCTCGATTCCGAAGGCAGTATCCGCTTTCAGGGTCAGTCCCTCGACAGCCTCACTCAGAAGCAAATGCGCCCGTGGCGGCGGCAGATGCAGGTGGTGTTCCAGGACCCGTTCGGCAGCCTCAGCCCGCGCATGTCGGTGGCGCAGATCATCAGCGAAGGGCTGGAGGTGCATTGCCAATCCACCGCCGACGAGTGCGACGACCAGGTGATCCGCGTGCTGAAGGAAGTCGGGCTCGACCCCGAAAGCCGTCATCGCTATCCCCATGAGTTCTCCGGCGGGCAGCGTCAGCGCATTGCCATCGCCCGGGCACTGGTGCTCAAACCGGCGCTGATACTGCTTGATGAGCCGACTTCGGCGCTGGATCGCACCGTGCAGAAACAGGTCGTCGCCCTGCTCCGCCAGCTTCAGGAAAAACATGGCCTGACGTATCTGTTCATCAGCCACGACCTGGCGGTAGTGCGGGCACTGGCCCACGACATGATCGTGATCAAGGACGGCAAAGTGGTCGAACGCGGTGCCAGTCACGAAGTGTTCGATTCGCCGCAGCACCCCTATACCAAAGAGCTGTTGGCCGCGGCGCATCCGGGATAG
- a CDS encoding PilT/PilU family type 4a pilus ATPase, translated as MEIDALLKQLASRHGSDLFLSTGAPPSARFDGVLTPLSEQPFKLGEVATVAASLMDAEQRREFDRDLEMNLAISRAGIGRFRVNIFKQRNDVSIVIRNVKLDIPRFEDLKLPPVLLETVMLKQGLILFVGATDSGKSTSLAALIDHRNRHSSGHIITIEDPVEYIHRHKKSIINQREVGVDTRSFHAALKNTLRQAPDVVLIGEIRDRETMEHALAFAETGHLVLSTLHAINANQALDRIINFFPEERRPQLLHALGNNLKVIVSQRLLRTVDGQRRAAVEVMLGTPTIADLIRGNQFGDLKTIIEKSSEAGMQTFDGALYKLVTEGVVNESEALKYADSINDLRIKLKLYVESKGSRHLSSGDWGLVE; from the coding sequence ATGGAAATCGACGCACTGCTCAAACAACTGGCGAGCCGCCACGGTTCGGATCTGTTCCTCTCCACGGGTGCGCCGCCGAGTGCACGGTTCGACGGTGTGCTGACACCGTTGAGCGAGCAGCCGTTCAAGCTCGGCGAAGTGGCGACTGTCGCCGCTTCCCTGATGGACGCCGAGCAGCGCCGGGAGTTCGACCGGGATCTGGAAATGAACCTCGCGATTTCCCGAGCCGGAATCGGTCGTTTCCGGGTCAACATCTTCAAACAGCGCAATGACGTGTCGATCGTGATCCGTAACGTCAAACTCGACATTCCTCGATTCGAAGACCTGAAGCTGCCGCCGGTACTGCTCGAAACGGTGATGCTCAAGCAGGGACTGATCCTGTTCGTCGGCGCCACCGACTCGGGCAAGTCCACCTCGTTGGCGGCGCTGATCGATCATCGCAACCGGCACAGCAGCGGGCACATCATCACCATTGAAGATCCGGTGGAATACATTCATCGACACAAGAAGTCGATCATCAACCAGCGAGAAGTCGGGGTCGATACACGCAGCTTTCACGCTGCACTGAAAAACACCCTGCGTCAGGCACCGGATGTGGTGCTGATCGGCGAGATCCGCGACCGCGAGACCATGGAGCATGCGCTGGCATTTGCCGAAACCGGGCATCTGGTGCTGTCAACCCTGCACGCGATCAACGCCAACCAGGCGCTGGACCGGATCATCAATTTTTTTCCCGAAGAACGGCGGCCACAGCTGTTGCATGCCTTGGGCAACAATCTCAAAGTTATCGTGTCTCAGCGGCTGTTGCGTACCGTTGACGGGCAGCGCAGGGCGGCTGTTGAAGTGATGTTGGGGACGCCGACCATTGCGGATCTGATTCGTGGCAACCAGTTCGGTGATCTCAAGACCATCATCGAAAAGTCATCCGAAGCAGGAATGCAGACATTCGATGGTGCACTGTACAAGTTGGTAACGGAAGGTGTCGTCAATGAAAGCGAAGCGTTGAAATATGCAGACTCCATTAATGATTTAAGAATCAAGTTGAAGCTTTACGTGGAGTCAAAGGGTTCCAGGCATCTGTCGTCAGGTGATTGGGGGCTCGTGGAATAA
- the hbdH gene encoding 3-hydroxybutyrate dehydrogenase, with translation MTTLSGKTALVTGSTSGIGLGIALTLAKAGANLILNGFCDASKVIAEVEQFGGKVGHHPADVSDPAQIADMIAYAEREFGGVDILVNNAGIQHVAAVEEFPVERWDSIIAINLSSVFHSTRLSLPGMRAKGWGRIVNIASVHGLVGSTGKAAYVAAKHGVIGLTKVVGLETAASNVTCNAICPGWVLTPLVQKQIDDRAAKGVDPQKAQHDLLAEKQPSLEFVTPAHLGELVLFLCSEAGSQVRGAAWNIDGGWLAQ, from the coding sequence ATGACGACTCTTTCTGGCAAGACCGCACTGGTCACCGGCTCCACCAGCGGCATCGGGCTGGGCATCGCCCTGACGCTGGCCAAGGCCGGCGCCAACCTTATTCTCAATGGTTTTTGCGATGCTTCGAAGGTGATCGCCGAAGTCGAACAGTTCGGCGGCAAGGTCGGCCATCACCCGGCGGATGTCAGCGACCCGGCGCAGATCGCCGACATGATCGCCTACGCCGAGCGCGAGTTCGGCGGCGTCGACATTCTGGTGAACAACGCCGGCATCCAGCACGTTGCGGCGGTGGAAGAGTTTCCGGTGGAGCGCTGGGATTCGATCATCGCGATCAACCTGTCGTCGGTGTTTCACAGTACGCGCTTAAGCCTGCCGGGCATGCGCGCCAAGGGCTGGGGCCGGATCGTCAACATAGCCTCGGTGCATGGTCTGGTCGGGTCCACCGGCAAGGCGGCGTATGTAGCGGCCAAACATGGCGTGATCGGCCTGACCAAGGTGGTCGGCCTGGAAACCGCCGCCAGCAATGTCACCTGCAACGCCATTTGTCCGGGCTGGGTACTGACGCCGCTGGTGCAGAAGCAGATCGATGATCGCGCAGCCAAGGGTGTCGACCCGCAAAAGGCGCAACACGATCTGCTGGCAGAGAAACAGCCGTCGCTGGAGTTTGTCACCCCCGCGCATCTGGGCGAACTGGTGCTGTTTTTGTGCAGCGAGGCCGGCAGCCAGGTGCGCGGTGCCGCGTGGAATATCGATGGCGGGTGGCTCGCGCAGTAA
- a CDS encoding sigma-54-dependent Fis family transcriptional regulator encodes MNTTESLKDYQRVRTLAIRSLFEIIEQSSEGTVIVDRDANIVWMNERYARRFGLDSAAGAIGKPCESVIPGSLLREVVRTGRPILLDMQDTPKEPLVVMRLPIHDDAGSVIGAIGFALFDELRSLSPMLKRYLSMQEELASTRSLLRARQTKYNFAHFIGTSAASLEVKRRARRSASAESPVLLLGETGSGKELLAQAIHGASPRAHKAFVSINSAAIPEALLEAEFFGTAPGAFTGADRKGRTGKLQIAQGGTLFLDEIGDMPLPLQSKLLRVLQEKEFEPVGSNDVIQSDVRVIAATSTDLEAAIKRGEFRADLYYRLNVLPIQVPPLRERLDDLPALSEAILEELRSQHELNREALELLGQHAWPGNIRELRNVLERAALLSDDLMLTANDIRAAIGTFAPVERASTPVPEPTGNDTFSQARERFDRQLIQSTLTQCGGKVIEAAERLGLGRSTLYKKMIALGIAESQ; translated from the coding sequence ATGAACACCACCGAAAGCCTCAAGGATTACCAACGGGTTCGTACCCTGGCGATCCGTTCGTTGTTCGAGATCATCGAGCAGTCCAGTGAAGGCACGGTGATTGTCGACCGGGACGCGAACATCGTCTGGATGAACGAGCGCTACGCGCGGCGTTTTGGTCTCGACTCTGCGGCTGGAGCCATCGGCAAACCCTGCGAAAGCGTGATCCCGGGCAGCCTGCTGCGCGAAGTGGTGCGCACCGGGCGACCGATTCTGCTGGACATGCAGGACACGCCGAAAGAACCGCTGGTGGTGATGCGCCTGCCGATCCATGACGACGCCGGATCGGTGATCGGCGCCATCGGCTTCGCCCTGTTCGACGAGTTGCGCAGCCTGTCGCCGATGCTCAAGCGCTACCTGAGCATGCAGGAAGAACTGGCTTCGACCCGATCGCTGCTGCGCGCCAGGCAGACCAAATACAACTTCGCCCACTTCATCGGCACCAGCGCTGCAAGCCTGGAGGTCAAGCGCCGGGCCCGTCGCAGCGCGAGTGCAGAGTCACCGGTTTTGCTTTTGGGGGAGACCGGCAGCGGCAAGGAGTTGCTGGCCCAGGCGATCCACGGCGCTTCGCCTCGGGCGCACAAGGCGTTCGTCAGTATCAACAGCGCGGCGATTCCGGAAGCGTTGCTCGAAGCCGAGTTCTTTGGCACCGCGCCCGGCGCCTTCACCGGTGCCGACCGCAAGGGCCGCACTGGCAAATTGCAGATCGCTCAAGGCGGGACGCTGTTTCTCGATGAGATCGGTGACATGCCGTTGCCATTGCAAAGCAAATTGCTGCGGGTGCTGCAGGAAAAGGAATTCGAACCTGTAGGCTCCAACGACGTGATCCAGAGCGATGTGCGGGTGATTGCCGCGACTTCGACGGATCTGGAGGCGGCGATCAAGCGCGGCGAGTTCCGCGCCGACTTGTACTACCGCCTCAACGTACTGCCGATTCAGGTGCCGCCGCTACGTGAACGGCTGGACGATCTGCCGGCCCTCAGTGAAGCGATTCTTGAGGAGTTGCGCAGTCAGCATGAGTTGAATCGCGAAGCGCTGGAGCTGCTGGGGCAGCACGCTTGGCCGGGGAACATCCGCGAGTTGCGCAATGTGCTGGAACGAGCGGCGTTGCTCAGTGATGACCTGATGCTTACAGCGAACGACATTCGGGCGGCGATCGGTACGTTTGCCCCTGTTGAACGAGCATCGACGCCAGTGCCAGAGCCAACGGGCAACGATACCTTCAGTCAGGCTCGCGAGCGTTTTGACCGGCAATTGATTCAATCCACCCTCACGCAATGCGGGGGCAAGGTGATTGAGGCGGCTGAACGGCTGGGACTGGGGCGGTCGACGCTTTACAAGAAAATGATTGCGCTGGGAATTGCGGAGTCTCAATAG
- a CDS encoding acetoacetate--CoA ligase, which produces MSDILWQPDAKRIARSRMDGFRRFINQRHHLNLDDYPALHQWSIDQREAFWQAIVDFFGISFHTQPDAVLREGMNMPGAEWFPGATLNFAEHLLSRRDDAVAVIAIAENGQRELLTWAELAQQVAGFQASLQAAGVVLGDRVAACMPNTWQTLVAMLATTSLGAIWSCSSPDFGTNGVIDRFGQIEPKVLITCAGYRYAGKEIDQTVKINEILEQLPTLQQLIIVPYARPHTHATDYRTPANVTLWDDFYEPGDEPQFVPVPFAHPLYVLYSSGTTGVPKCIVHSTGGVLLQHAKEHGLHVDLGPGDRLFYYTTCGWMMWNWLVSALAVGSAVVLYDGSPFYPDNQRLLELLDDEQVSVFGTSPKFLATLESSGIKPRESHDLSHLKTLLCTGSALSPQSYDFVYRDFKPDVCLSSMSGGTDIVSCFVNGNPMSAVRRGEIMGKSLAMAVEVWNDAGQPVIGEKGELVCTRPFPAMPIGLWNDFDGEKLRKSYFSQFPGVWAQGDYAEQLPHGGILIHGRSDAVLNPGGVRIGTAEIYRQVEKIPEVLDSVAIGQRWQDDVRVVLFVRLKEGVALNEALQQQIRQVIRANTTPRHVPAKIVTVTDIPRTISGKVVELAVRNVVHGEPVKNTDALANPEALEQFKGRQELKD; this is translated from the coding sequence ATGTCCGACATCCTCTGGCAGCCCGATGCCAAACGCATTGCCCGGTCCCGCATGGACGGCTTTCGGCGCTTCATCAATCAGCGCCATCACCTGAACCTCGACGACTACCCTGCCCTGCACCAATGGTCCATCGACCAGCGTGAAGCGTTCTGGCAAGCGATCGTGGATTTCTTCGGTATCAGTTTTCACACCCAGCCCGACGCGGTCCTGCGCGAAGGCATGAATATGCCCGGTGCCGAGTGGTTTCCCGGCGCTACTTTGAACTTCGCCGAACATCTGTTGAGTCGACGGGACGATGCCGTCGCTGTGATCGCAATCGCGGAAAATGGTCAGCGTGAACTGTTGACCTGGGCCGAGCTGGCCCAGCAAGTCGCCGGGTTCCAGGCCAGCCTGCAAGCCGCCGGTGTTGTGCTCGGCGACCGGGTTGCGGCGTGCATGCCCAACACCTGGCAAACCCTGGTGGCGATGCTGGCGACCACCAGCCTCGGCGCAATCTGGTCATGTTCCTCGCCGGACTTCGGCACCAACGGTGTGATTGATCGCTTCGGCCAGATCGAGCCGAAAGTGCTGATCACCTGCGCCGGTTACCGTTACGCCGGCAAAGAGATCGACCAGACCGTCAAGATCAACGAAATCCTCGAACAGCTGCCGACCTTGCAGCAGCTGATCATCGTGCCGTACGCACGCCCTCACACCCATGCCACGGATTACCGGACGCCCGCCAACGTCACGTTGTGGGACGACTTCTACGAACCGGGCGATGAGCCGCAGTTTGTCCCGGTGCCCTTCGCCCATCCGCTTTACGTGCTGTATTCCAGCGGCACCACCGGCGTGCCGAAGTGCATCGTTCACAGCACGGGCGGCGTTCTGTTGCAGCACGCCAAGGAGCACGGGCTGCATGTAGACCTGGGGCCAGGCGATCGTTTGTTCTACTACACCACTTGTGGCTGGATGATGTGGAACTGGCTGGTGTCCGCGCTGGCGGTCGGCAGCGCGGTGGTGCTGTATGACGGTTCACCGTTTTATCCGGATAACCAGCGATTGCTGGAGTTGCTCGACGACGAGCAAGTCAGCGTGTTCGGCACCAGCCCAAAATTCCTCGCAACCCTGGAGAGCAGCGGTATCAAGCCGCGAGAAAGCCATGATCTGAGTCACCTGAAAACCTTGCTCTGCACCGGTTCTGCGCTGTCGCCGCAGAGTTATGACTTTGTCTATCGCGACTTCAAACCCGACGTTTGCCTGTCCTCGATGTCCGGCGGCACGGACATCGTGTCCTGCTTCGTCAACGGCAACCCGATGTCAGCGGTTCGCCGGGGCGAGATCATGGGCAAGAGCCTCGCCATGGCGGTCGAGGTGTGGAACGACGCCGGGCAACCGGTGATCGGCGAAAAAGGCGAGCTGGTGTGTACCCGGCCATTTCCGGCCATGCCGATCGGACTTTGGAATGACTTCGACGGTGAGAAGCTGCGTAAATCCTATTTCAGCCAGTTCCCCGGCGTCTGGGCCCAGGGTGACTACGCCGAACAACTGCCCCACGGCGGGATACTGATCCACGGCCGCTCCGACGCCGTGCTCAACCCCGGCGGCGTGCGCATCGGCACGGCGGAAATTTACCGTCAGGTGGAAAAAATCCCGGAGGTACTGGACAGCGTCGCCATCGGCCAGCGGTGGCAGGACGATGTGCGCGTGGTGCTGTTCGTACGCCTCAAAGAGGGTGTTGCGCTGAATGAGGCGCTGCAACAGCAGATCCGCCAAGTGATCCGCGCCAACACCACACCGCGCCATGTACCGGCGAAGATTGTCACGGTCACCGACATTCCACGCACCATCAGCGGCAAAGTGGTTGAGTTGGCCGTGCGCAATGTAGTGCACGGCGAGCCGGTGAAGAACACGGATGCGCTGGCCAACCCCGAAGCCCTGGAGCAGTTCAAGGGTCGGCAAGAGCTCAAGGATTGA